The proteins below are encoded in one region of Engystomops pustulosus chromosome 8, aEngPut4.maternal, whole genome shotgun sequence:
- the LYRM1 gene encoding LYR motif-containing protein 1 isoform X2, giving the protein MMAATRPEVLGLYRKIFRLARRWKSSLGLEEETKKEKQYIVEEARKLFHKNKNVTHPDTIRQCIEEAHARIDIGLHYGIPYPRPTHLPPMGLAVPHSKILRTQEKLRKQAKPVYLKSYDEIS; this is encoded by the exons ATGATGGCGGCCACACGTCCTGAAGTCCTTGGCCTGTATAGGAAAATATTCAGGCTAGCGAGAAGATGGAAGTCGTCCTtgggactggaggaggagaccaagAAGGAGAAACAGTACATTGTAGAAGAGGCGCGGAAACTGTTTCACAAAAATAAGAAT GTGACACATCCGGATACGATCCGTCAGTGTATAGAGGAAGCTCATGCACGCATTGATATTGGGTTACATTACGGAATCCCGTACCCCAGACCT ACTCATCTCCCTCCTATGGGACTGGCCGTGCCGCACAGTAAAATCCTGCGCACACAGGAGAAGCTGAGGAAACAAGCCAAACCCGTGTACCTGAAATCATATGACGAAATCTCATAA
- the LYRM1 gene encoding LYR motif-containing protein 1 isoform X1 — MYIPVYRMMAATRPEVLGLYRKIFRLARRWKSSLGLEEETKKEKQYIVEEARKLFHKNKNVTHPDTIRQCIEEAHARIDIGLHYGIPYPRPTHLPPMGLAVPHSKILRTQEKLRKQAKPVYLKSYDEIS; from the exons atgt ATATTCCTGTCTATAGGATGATGGCGGCCACACGTCCTGAAGTCCTTGGCCTGTATAGGAAAATATTCAGGCTAGCGAGAAGATGGAAGTCGTCCTtgggactggaggaggagaccaagAAGGAGAAACAGTACATTGTAGAAGAGGCGCGGAAACTGTTTCACAAAAATAAGAAT GTGACACATCCGGATACGATCCGTCAGTGTATAGAGGAAGCTCATGCACGCATTGATATTGGGTTACATTACGGAATCCCGTACCCCAGACCT ACTCATCTCCCTCCTATGGGACTGGCCGTGCCGCACAGTAAAATCCTGCGCACACAGGAGAAGCTGAGGAAACAAGCCAAACCCGTGTACCTGAAATCATATGACGAAATCTCATAA